In Fibrobacter sp. UWB15, a genomic segment contains:
- a CDS encoding response regulator, with the protein METKKRIGIVSIATIVAPIIVIILVLGTIFTGRHASGDTEKAVRNVTLLFMNELANRREQVVASKLNGYINDLDVAVGLLSKEDLASTASLQSYQLRMKQLYGLEKFAFVDTTGLIYTSRGTRTDIDLYNFDYRTLAKSEISLKKNSEEKKTVVIAVPVDRLAFNGRVLVVCFMEIDMNRMLEGISLESDRQGITFCNIYSKAGNSLTNLVLGGLASGDNLLAAMEKASFEKGFSMEKMRSDFANHEAGVVSFEYNGIRETMYYVPVHSTDWTLTYLIRESVISEQIGSISEDILERSLLLSGIIALVLLTVFLILFMQIRRTSQLKLEKEVADAESRIKQEKLEEQLALQQKLVEEERKRNEQRNMITALASDYRSVYYLNLDTGMAICYRKDGTVPVPFKEGDEIGYLENFSTYAEKFVAPESREKFLAFIQPENVRAGVAKNKIYTLRYLANHGGKESYEMLRMAGVHNAGDAPDAPLRIVGFGFSDIDEEMRDSLAKNQALSDALKTAEEASKAKTIFLSNMSHEIRTPMNAIIGLDSLALHEPEISPKTRGYLEKIGSSAEHLLSLINEILDMSRIESGRTKINSEEFSFPKLLEQVNTIIDDQSRTKGLNYSCHVAGSLDDYYVGDVTKIRQILINILGNAVKFTPKGGNIDLNVEKIAAFDNKSTLVFKISDTGIGISKEFLPKIFDTFTQENATTAFEYGSSGLGMAITKGIVDMMNGKIDVESEKGKGTTFCVTLTLNDSMRKQATDDEIEIHPSEMSVLVVDDDEIALGHAKLVLGKAGILTDTVLTGKEAVEMAKLRHARREPYNLIVVDWQMPEMNGIETAREIRKVTGDESAIIILTAYNWDDILDEALAAGVDCFISKPLFSGILLDEFKNALRRKKEHTSLAKNKAELAGKRVLLAEDMEVNAQIMMEVLKMRDLQVELAVNGREALEMFRDHPEGYYSAILMDVRMPEMDGLEATAAIRKLDRDDAKKVPIIALTANAFDEDVQRSLQVGMNAHLSKPVEPDVLFETLEELL; encoded by the coding sequence ATGGAAACGAAAAAAAGAATCGGGATTGTAAGTATCGCCACTATCGTGGCCCCCATCATCGTTATCATCCTTGTGCTGGGGACAATCTTCACGGGTCGCCATGCGAGCGGAGATACGGAAAAGGCCGTGCGCAACGTAACGCTCCTCTTTATGAACGAACTCGCGAACCGCCGCGAACAGGTGGTGGCGTCGAAATTGAACGGCTACATCAACGACCTGGATGTGGCGGTGGGCCTGCTTTCAAAAGAAGACCTCGCCAGTACCGCAAGCTTGCAGAGCTACCAGCTCCGCATGAAGCAACTGTACGGTCTAGAAAAGTTCGCCTTCGTGGACACTACGGGTCTCATCTACACATCCCGCGGTACGCGCACCGACATTGACCTCTACAATTTCGATTACAGGACCCTGGCAAAATCCGAAATTTCATTAAAGAAAAACAGTGAAGAAAAGAAGACTGTTGTCATTGCCGTGCCTGTGGACCGTCTTGCCTTTAATGGTCGGGTTTTGGTCGTGTGCTTCATGGAAATCGACATGAACCGCATGCTGGAAGGTATTTCGCTGGAATCCGACCGGCAGGGAATTACATTTTGCAACATCTACTCGAAGGCAGGCAATTCGCTTACGAACCTGGTGCTAGGTGGGCTTGCGAGCGGCGACAATCTGCTTGCCGCCATGGAAAAAGCCAGCTTCGAAAAGGGGTTCTCCATGGAAAAGATGCGCTCCGACTTCGCGAACCACGAGGCGGGCGTCGTTTCCTTCGAGTATAACGGCATCCGTGAAACTATGTACTATGTTCCCGTCCATTCTACGGACTGGACGCTGACCTACCTTATCCGCGAAAGCGTCATCTCCGAGCAAATCGGTTCCATTTCGGAAGACATTTTGGAACGCAGCCTTCTGCTATCCGGAATTATCGCGCTAGTGCTCTTGACCGTGTTCCTGATTCTTTTCATGCAAATCAGGCGTACCTCTCAACTCAAGTTAGAAAAAGAGGTGGCCGATGCCGAAAGCCGCATCAAGCAGGAAAAACTGGAAGAACAGCTTGCGCTCCAGCAGAAGTTAGTTGAAGAAGAACGCAAGAGGAACGAACAGCGTAACATGATTACCGCGCTTGCGTCAGATTACCGCAGCGTCTACTACCTGAACCTGGATACCGGAATGGCGATATGCTACCGCAAGGACGGCACCGTTCCGGTACCTTTCAAGGAAGGGGACGAAATCGGCTACCTGGAAAATTTTTCAACCTATGCCGAAAAGTTTGTCGCACCGGAATCTCGCGAAAAGTTCCTCGCCTTTATACAGCCCGAAAACGTGCGCGCGGGTGTCGCGAAGAACAAGATCTATACCTTGCGCTACCTGGCAAACCATGGCGGCAAGGAAAGTTACGAAATGCTGCGCATGGCGGGCGTGCACAATGCCGGCGACGCCCCGGATGCACCGCTCCGCATTGTAGGTTTCGGATTTTCCGATATCGACGAGGAAATGCGCGATTCCCTTGCCAAGAACCAGGCGCTTTCCGATGCGCTCAAGACGGCAGAAGAGGCGAGCAAGGCGAAGACCATATTCCTCTCCAACATGAGCCACGAAATCCGCACGCCCATGAACGCGATTATCGGCCTCGACAGCCTTGCGCTGCACGAACCCGAGATTTCGCCGAAGACGCGCGGCTACCTGGAAAAGATTGGCTCCTCCGCAGAACACCTGCTGAGCCTCATCAACGAGATTTTGGACATGAGCCGCATCGAGAGTGGCCGCACGAAGATCAATAGCGAAGAATTCTCGTTCCCCAAGCTTTTGGAGCAGGTGAACACTATCATCGACGACCAGAGCCGCACCAAGGGCCTGAACTATTCGTGCCATGTGGCGGGCAGTCTGGACGACTACTACGTCGGCGACGTCACCAAGATTCGCCAGATTCTCATCAACATCCTGGGCAATGCGGTCAAGTTCACCCCGAAGGGCGGAAACATCGACCTCAACGTGGAAAAGATTGCCGCGTTCGACAACAAGTCCACGCTCGTCTTCAAGATTAGCGATACCGGTATCGGCATCAGCAAGGAATTCCTGCCCAAGATTTTCGACACGTTCACCCAGGAAAACGCCACCACGGCTTTCGAGTACGGCAGCAGTGGCCTCGGCATGGCGATTACCAAGGGTATCGTCGACATGATGAACGGTAAGATCGATGTGGAAAGCGAAAAGGGCAAGGGGACCACGTTCTGCGTGACGCTCACCCTCAACGACAGCATGCGCAAGCAGGCGACCGACGACGAAATCGAAATTCATCCGAGCGAAATGAGTGTGCTGGTGGTGGACGACGACGAGATTGCCCTGGGGCACGCGAAACTCGTGCTCGGCAAGGCGGGAATCCTCACCGACACGGTGCTTACGGGCAAGGAAGCGGTGGAGATGGCGAAACTCCGCCACGCGAGACGCGAGCCCTACAACCTGATTGTGGTTGACTGGCAGATGCCCGAGATGAACGGCATCGAGACGGCGCGCGAAATCCGCAAGGTGACCGGCGACGAGTCAGCCATTATCATATTGACGGCCTACAACTGGGACGACATCCTGGACGAGGCCCTGGCAGCCGGCGTGGACTGCTTCATTTCTAAGCCCTTGTTCTCGGGAATCCTGCTGGACGAATTCAAGAACGCCCTCCGGCGCAAGAAGGAACACACCTCGCTTGCGAAGAACAAGGCGGAACTTGCCGGAAAGCGGGTACTCCTTGCCGAAGACATGGAAGTCAACGCGCAGATCATGATGGAAGTGCTGAAGATGCGGGACTTGCAGGTGGAACTGGCTGTAAACGGTCGCGAGGCCCTGGAAATGTTCCGCGACCATCCCGAAGGCTACTATTCCGCCATCCTTATGGACGTGCGCATGCCCGAGATGGACGGCCTGGAAGCGACAGCCGCCATCCGCAAGCTGGATCGCGATGACGCCAAGAAGGTTCCCATTATTGCGCTCACGGCAAACGCCTTTGACGAAGACGTGCAGCGGAGCCTGCAGGTGGGCATGAATGCGCATCTGAGCAAGCCGGTAGAACCCGACGTACTCTTTGAGACGCTCGAGGAATTGCTGTAA
- a CDS encoding amino acid permease: MLSEKRKKLSVLSAWALSFGCAVGWGAFVMPATTLLPIAGPLGTVIALVLGAVLMGVVAYNFHIMMNRIPGTGSVFSFTKQLFGYDHSFLCTWATALAYLAVLWANMSAFVLFIRFLFGPVLQRGFSYTIMGYEVWAGELFTTLAIILLFGFISCRNTNVLRLVNTVLALLFFGGVVSLFAIIACKGGIDFSDMGPAFATAGVAKDHSPLMQIVNVLVLAPWAFVGFGVVSFASSTYDFKPKYGFAIMVAALATGAIVYALIALLSVSANPAGSGNWETYFANLQNFKGIDAVPVFHAVFKTLGNGGLIVLAITITAAISTSLLGLYRTIGRMFLSLAEDSVMPSWFGHINRHGATNYGIIYVMLLSCIIPFFGRTAIGWIVDITSISASIIYLYVSAGIVKIARSETGRRKTVLNFTGILGVVISAFFFFFPLTPTLWNMNTIATESFMILMAWSIVGFVVYRAVFMRDQENRFGKSAIMWVTMLFILLFSAVMWERQVTNDETEDVIAHISEFHTDLHKKMHIPMTEGQIVQEKDFMEEQMDLVRDSQLKNNLVETLFIILCIFIVVNIYRTQQQREQKLDHEKHIAEESNKAKTIFLSNMSHDLRTPMNAIIGYTNLARKPEATPEQIQKYLTKIDSSNMYLMALINDMLEMSRIEIGKMELEERPTDLRKMMEEIRDMFEAQMVGKNIAFAVKYDGLRNPVVLCDRNRMNRVILNLVSNAFKFTSEGGHVSVTLAEKECIEEGMAAFEIRVKDDGIGISPEFADRVFDAFERERVSTISGVQGTGLGLAIAKNVVTLMGGTIRFDSKVGEGTEFFMNVELKKATGTEVPESGERNTSIAAKADFTNMRLLLVEDMEVNRELAKIILESLGFKVEMAVNGKQAVDMVEKNPAGYYNGIVMDIQMPVMDGCEASRQIRALSDKKKAVVPIIAMTANAFGDDLKKSKEAGMNAHLAKPIDVGMLTETLAQWVR; this comes from the coding sequence ATGTTGTCTGAAAAACGCAAAAAATTGTCCGTTTTGAGTGCGTGGGCGCTCTCCTTCGGTTGTGCCGTAGGCTGGGGTGCATTCGTGATGCCCGCGACAACGCTCCTGCCGATTGCGGGCCCCCTGGGAACAGTTATCGCCCTTGTGCTTGGCGCCGTGCTGATGGGTGTTGTCGCCTACAATTTCCACATCATGATGAACCGCATTCCCGGCACGGGGAGCGTATTCTCCTTTACCAAGCAGCTTTTCGGCTACGACCATTCCTTCCTTTGCACCTGGGCCACGGCCCTTGCGTACCTGGCGGTATTGTGGGCCAATATGTCGGCCTTTGTGCTGTTTATCCGTTTCTTGTTCGGACCCGTATTGCAAAGGGGCTTCAGTTATACCATCATGGGCTACGAGGTCTGGGCAGGCGAGCTGTTTACCACGCTTGCAATTATACTTCTGTTCGGGTTCATCAGTTGCAGGAACACCAACGTGCTGCGCCTGGTGAATACGGTGCTTGCGCTCCTGTTCTTTGGCGGTGTGGTCAGCCTGTTTGCAATTATTGCCTGCAAGGGCGGGATTGATTTCTCGGATATGGGCCCGGCCTTTGCGACGGCGGGAGTCGCGAAGGATCATTCCCCCCTGATGCAGATCGTGAACGTGCTGGTGCTTGCCCCCTGGGCATTTGTAGGCTTTGGCGTGGTGAGCTTTGCCTCTTCCACCTATGACTTCAAGCCGAAATACGGTTTCGCCATCATGGTGGCGGCTCTTGCAACCGGAGCGATTGTCTACGCCCTCATAGCTCTTCTTTCGGTTTCGGCAAACCCTGCAGGATCCGGCAATTGGGAAACCTATTTTGCCAACCTGCAAAACTTCAAGGGAATCGATGCCGTCCCGGTATTCCACGCCGTTTTCAAGACCCTCGGCAACGGCGGCCTTATTGTGCTCGCCATAACCATCACGGCGGCCATTTCCACGAGCCTTCTTGGGCTTTACCGAACAATCGGGCGCATGTTCCTGAGCCTCGCCGAAGATTCCGTGATGCCGTCCTGGTTCGGGCATATCAACCGTCACGGCGCCACCAACTACGGCATTATCTACGTGATGCTCCTTTCCTGCATTATTCCATTCTTCGGGAGAACGGCCATCGGCTGGATTGTGGACATCACCTCCATCAGTGCATCTATCATTTATCTGTATGTTTCTGCGGGGATAGTGAAAATTGCCCGCAGTGAAACCGGCAGGCGAAAGACGGTGCTGAACTTTACGGGAATCCTGGGTGTCGTAATATCCGCCTTCTTCTTTTTCTTCCCGCTTACGCCGACGCTTTGGAACATGAATACCATTGCCACGGAATCCTTCATGATTCTGATGGCGTGGAGCATTGTGGGGTTCGTCGTTTACAGGGCCGTGTTCATGCGCGACCAGGAGAACCGTTTCGGCAAGTCGGCCATCATGTGGGTGACCATGCTGTTCATATTGCTGTTCTCGGCGGTGATGTGGGAACGCCAGGTCACTAACGACGAAACCGAGGATGTCATCGCGCATATCAGCGAGTTCCATACGGATCTGCATAAAAAGATGCATATTCCCATGACCGAAGGCCAGATAGTCCAGGAAAAGGACTTCATGGAAGAGCAGATGGACCTTGTCCGCGATTCCCAGCTGAAGAACAATCTGGTAGAAACGCTCTTCATTATCCTGTGCATCTTCATCGTGGTGAACATTTACCGCACGCAGCAGCAACGTGAACAGAAACTGGACCACGAAAAGCATATTGCCGAGGAATCCAACAAGGCAAAGACCATATTCCTTTCGAACATGAGTCACGACCTGCGCACGCCCATGAACGCGATTATCGGCTACACCAACCTGGCGCGCAAACCGGAGGCGACCCCCGAGCAAATCCAGAAATACCTGACCAAGATCGATTCTTCGAACATGTACCTGATGGCCCTCATCAACGATATGCTTGAAATGAGCCGCATCGAAATCGGGAAGATGGAACTGGAAGAGCGGCCCACCGACCTGCGGAAAATGATGGAAGAAATCCGCGATATGTTCGAGGCGCAGATGGTGGGCAAGAACATCGCCTTTGCCGTGAAATACGACGGCCTCAGGAACCCGGTGGTGCTCTGCGACAGGAACCGCATGAACCGCGTGATTCTGAACCTGGTCAGCAACGCATTCAAGTTTACTTCGGAAGGCGGGCACGTTTCCGTGACTCTCGCCGAAAAGGAATGCATCGAAGAGGGCATGGCCGCATTCGAAATCCGCGTCAAGGACGACGGTATCGGCATTTCGCCCGAGTTTGCAGACCGCGTGTTCGATGCCTTCGAGCGGGAACGCGTCTCTACCATTAGCGGCGTGCAGGGAACGGGCCTCGGGCTTGCCATTGCAAAGAACGTCGTGACACTGATGGGCGGGACCATCAGGTTTGATTCGAAGGTCGGTGAAGGGACGGAATTCTTCATGAATGTGGAACTGAAGAAAGCTACAGGCACGGAGGTTCCCGAAAGCGGCGAGCGCAATACCTCCATCGCAGCCAAGGCGGATTTCACGAACATGCGGCTGTTGCTGGTAGAAGACATGGAAGTGAACCGCGAGCTTGCAAAAATCATTCTCGAAAGTCTCGGGTTCAAGGTTGAGATGGCGGTAAACGGCAAGCAGGCGGTCGATATGGTGGAGAAGAACCCCGCCGGTTACTACAACGGGATTGTCATGGATATCCAGATGCCCGTGATGGACGGCTGCGAAGCGAGTCGCCAGATTCGAGCGCTCTCCGACAAGAAGAAGGCGGTAGTTCCCATTATCGCTATGACCGCGAATGCCTTTGGCGATGACCTCAAGAAGTCGAAAGAAGCAGGAATGAACGCGCACTTGGCAAAGCCCATCGATGTCGGCATGCTCACGGAAACACTTGCGCAGTGGGTGCGGTAA
- a CDS encoding PAS domain-containing hybrid sensor histidine kinase/response regulator yields the protein MFGRHLPLSEQALQVIEQIGEDMPGGFFIYKATGNEELLYANKAVFKIFGCETLEEFKELTGYTFKGMLYPDDYEKVSGSIVDQIEKSQGNLDYVEYRIVRKDGKIRWLDDYGHYVNSDVYGGLFYVFISDITEKRVQMEADKAVFTAVIDALSRAYYAVWLINDIATGSFSLFRADTSDGSIHARPTNEALELLTYEDAKANYINNYVAPSDRERLNKELTLENITANTTSKKVFGVGFKRIVGSEERYYRIEFAQVQLPNGKTGIVAGFKDVDEDVRKDQEIQQVLRDAIETANATSKAKSDFLSSMSHDIRTPMNGIIGMTAIATAHLDDRERVEDCLKKISEASSHLLSLINEVLDMNKIESGKVELNEENFNLSELVDTLLAMTKAQLESHRHTLKVDIADVIHENVIGDSHRIQQVFVNLMSNAIKYTPDGGTISLTVAERPTNAHGVACYEFVFEDNGIGMTEEFQKHLFEPFTRANDKKTAAIQGTGLGMTISQSLVRMMGGDIQVKSKPGEGSRFAVTVYLKFVDVQNAEAHKEDPLKNLEDLKFEGKRILLVEDHPVNAEIAKNVLQMTGLEIEWVMDGAAAVERMADSSEGEFDLVFMDIQMPNMDGYQATAVIRAMTTYARRIPIVAMTANAFADDIRKAKEVGMNDHISKPLDFKELAKILQKWIRV from the coding sequence ATGTTCGGTCGACACCTTCCCCTGAGCGAACAGGCTTTGCAAGTTATCGAGCAGATCGGCGAAGATATGCCGGGTGGCTTTTTTATTTACAAGGCGACAGGTAACGAGGAACTGCTTTACGCGAACAAGGCCGTGTTCAAGATTTTCGGCTGCGAGACGCTCGAAGAATTCAAGGAACTTACGGGCTATACCTTCAAGGGGATGCTCTACCCAGACGACTACGAGAAGGTCTCCGGCTCCATTGTGGACCAGATCGAAAAGAGCCAAGGCAACCTGGACTACGTGGAATACCGAATTGTCCGCAAGGACGGCAAGATACGCTGGCTCGACGACTACGGCCATTATGTGAACTCCGATGTGTACGGCGGGCTTTTCTACGTGTTCATTTCGGACATTACCGAAAAGCGTGTGCAGATGGAGGCGGACAAGGCTGTATTTACTGCAGTTATCGATGCGTTGAGCCGCGCGTACTACGCCGTATGGCTCATCAACGACATTGCGACCGGGAGTTTCTCGCTGTTCCGTGCCGATACTTCCGATGGCAGCATCCACGCGAGGCCCACCAACGAGGCCCTGGAACTGCTCACCTACGAAGACGCCAAGGCGAACTACATCAACAACTATGTTGCCCCGTCGGACAGGGAGCGCCTGAATAAGGAATTGACGCTTGAAAACATTACGGCGAATACTACGAGCAAGAAGGTGTTCGGCGTGGGGTTCAAACGCATCGTCGGGAGCGAAGAACGGTACTACCGTATCGAGTTTGCGCAGGTGCAGCTCCCCAATGGCAAGACCGGCATCGTGGCGGGTTTCAAGGACGTGGACGAGGATGTGCGCAAGGACCAGGAAATACAGCAGGTGCTGCGCGACGCCATTGAAACGGCAAACGCCACCAGCAAGGCCAAAAGCGACTTCCTTTCGAGCATGAGCCACGACATCCGTACGCCCATGAACGGGATTATCGGCATGACGGCAATCGCGACTGCCCACCTGGACGACCGGGAACGCGTGGAAGACTGCCTCAAGAAAATTTCGGAAGCCTCGAGCCACCTGCTTTCGCTCATCAACGAGGTGCTCGACATGAACAAGATCGAGTCGGGCAAGGTGGAACTGAACGAGGAAAACTTCAACCTCTCGGAACTCGTGGACACGCTGCTTGCCATGACCAAGGCTCAGCTCGAAAGCCACCGCCACACCCTGAAGGTTGACATTGCGGACGTAATCCACGAAAATGTCATCGGCGACAGCCACCGCATCCAGCAGGTGTTCGTGAACCTGATGAGCAATGCTATCAAGTACACTCCCGATGGCGGGACCATCTCGCTCACGGTGGCGGAAAGGCCCACCAACGCCCATGGTGTCGCTTGCTACGAATTTGTCTTTGAAGACAACGGCATCGGCATGACAGAGGAATTCCAGAAGCACCTGTTCGAACCGTTTACGCGCGCAAACGACAAGAAGACTGCCGCCATACAGGGAACGGGGCTCGGTATGACAATCTCGCAGAGCCTGGTGCGCATGATGGGTGGCGACATCCAGGTGAAAAGCAAGCCCGGGGAAGGGTCGCGCTTTGCTGTTACCGTCTACCTGAAATTTGTGGACGTGCAGAATGCGGAAGCCCACAAGGAAGACCCGCTCAAGAATCTGGAAGACCTCAAGTTCGAGGGCAAGCGCATCTTGCTGGTGGAAGACCACCCGGTCAATGCGGAAATTGCGAAGAACGTGCTGCAGATGACGGGGCTCGAAATAGAATGGGTCATGGATGGCGCAGCGGCCGTGGAACGGATGGCGGACAGTAGCGAGGGTGAATTCGACCTGGTATTCATGGACATCCAGATGCCCAACATGGACGGCTACCAGGCGACTGCGGTCATCAGGGCCATGACGACCTATGCAAGGAGAATCCCCATCGTGGCGATGACCGCGAACGCCTTTGCCGACGATATCCGCAAGGCGAAGGAAGTCGGCATGAACGACCATATCTCCAAGCCGCTGGACTTTAAGGAACTTGCAAAAATTTTGCAGAAGTGGATAAGGGTGTAA
- a CDS encoding bifunctional diguanylate cyclase/phosphodiesterase has product MKKLRQITTIKRHVLIVDDEVVNREILGNILSVNYDVEYANNAKDALAALSRQDKRFSLILLDLLMPVMDGFEFLKKRETTETLKRIPVIVMTSEKESEVRSLKLGAADFIAKPFDMPEVVLTRCERIIKLFEDQDIIRQTERDHISGLYTKDYFFEYIRQIELWSRDIPRDAIVFDIEQFHLVNEFCGRDFGDHLLAEIGSALKNELAPMNAIACRADADTFYIFATHQENYDNIRNIVQGILTEFFEVNHIRVRCGLWENVDRNVEIEAWFDRAKAACDKNRGDLSQSFTRYNNEMHSRYMFEETLIRDLQSAIDNKNLVVYYQPKFNIEGDIPRLTSAEALIRWIHPTLGFISPGDFIPLFEGNGLIQKVDNFVWNEVAKQIRKWKDEFGVTVPVSVNVSRIDILDPELETKFLRLLDENGLSPEEYMLEVTESAYCENMERLIEVIKNLRKKGFRIEMDDFGAGYSSLNMITTLPIDILKIDMSFVRNMEKDERNLKLVELVAGIAKFLKIPAVAEGVETQSQLDTLKGMGCQIIQGYFFSKPVPPKDFVPFIEKELERRRGA; this is encoded by the coding sequence ATGAAAAAACTACGCCAGATCACTACTATCAAAAGACACGTCCTTATCGTAGACGACGAGGTGGTAAACCGCGAAATCCTGGGTAATATCCTTTCCGTGAACTACGACGTCGAATATGCCAACAACGCCAAGGATGCTCTCGCAGCACTCTCCAGACAAGACAAGCGGTTTTCGCTTATCCTATTGGACCTGCTCATGCCCGTGATGGACGGGTTTGAATTCCTGAAAAAAAGAGAAACCACCGAAACACTCAAGCGCATTCCGGTCATCGTGATGACCTCCGAAAAGGAATCCGAAGTCCGCAGCCTCAAACTGGGCGCCGCCGACTTTATCGCCAAACCCTTCGACATGCCCGAGGTGGTTCTCACCCGCTGCGAAAGAATCATCAAACTCTTCGAAGACCAGGACATTATCCGCCAGACGGAGCGCGATCATATTTCCGGCCTCTACACCAAGGACTACTTCTTTGAATACATCCGCCAGATAGAACTGTGGAGCAGGGACATCCCGCGCGACGCAATCGTATTTGACATCGAACAGTTCCACCTGGTGAACGAGTTCTGCGGAAGGGACTTTGGCGACCACCTGCTTGCAGAAATCGGTAGCGCGCTCAAGAATGAACTCGCCCCCATGAACGCCATCGCCTGCCGTGCAGACGCAGACACCTTCTATATCTTTGCGACGCACCAGGAAAATTACGACAACATCCGCAACATAGTCCAGGGAATCCTTACAGAATTTTTCGAGGTAAACCACATCCGCGTACGCTGCGGCCTATGGGAAAACGTGGATCGCAACGTGGAAATCGAGGCCTGGTTTGACCGCGCAAAAGCCGCCTGCGACAAGAACCGTGGCGATCTAAGCCAGTCGTTCACCCGCTACAACAACGAGATGCATTCCCGCTACATGTTCGAGGAAACACTCATCCGCGACTTGCAAAGCGCCATAGACAACAAGAACCTGGTTGTCTATTACCAGCCCAAGTTTAACATCGAAGGTGACATTCCGCGACTCACCAGCGCCGAAGCCCTTATCCGCTGGATACATCCGACGCTCGGATTCATTAGCCCGGGCGACTTTATTCCGCTGTTCGAAGGGAACGGGCTTATACAAAAAGTAGACAACTTTGTCTGGAATGAGGTCGCCAAACAAATCCGGAAATGGAAGGACGAATTCGGCGTAACGGTGCCTGTTTCCGTGAACGTGTCCCGCATCGACATCCTGGATCCGGAACTGGAAACGAAGTTCCTGCGGCTCCTCGATGAAAACGGCCTTTCCCCGGAAGAATACATGCTCGAAGTGACCGAGAGCGCCTACTGCGAAAACATGGAGCGCCTTATCGAAGTCATCAAGAACTTGCGCAAGAAGGGATTCCGCATCGAGATGGACGATTTCGGCGCCGGATATTCTTCGCTGAATATGATCACAACGCTCCCCATCGACATCCTGAAAATCGACATGTCGTTCGTGCGCAACATGGAAAAGGACGAACGCAACCTGAAACTCGTGGAACTGGTAGCGGGCATTGCGAAATTCCTCAAGATTCCTGCCGTAGCGGAAGGCGTAGAAACGCAGTCGCAGCTCGATACCCTCAAGGGAATGGGCTGCCAGATTATCCAGGGATACTTCTTCTCGAAGCCGGTCCCGCCGAAGGACTTTGTACCCTTCATCGAAAAGGAACTTGAACGCCGGAGGGGCGCATGA
- a CDS encoding Hpt domain-containing protein: protein MITIEKLNTFGANTAEGLARCFGNEALYLKLVATIPGEGNFDKLKDSIAAKDLNAAFEAAHALKGVLGNLSLTPLYTPVVEITELLRNNTDMDYKSLLDTILEKKDELGRLCAE from the coding sequence ATGATTACCATCGAAAAACTGAACACTTTTGGGGCAAATACCGCCGAGGGGCTTGCACGCTGCTTCGGGAACGAGGCGCTGTACCTGAAACTCGTGGCGACCATTCCCGGCGAGGGCAACTTCGACAAGCTCAAGGATTCTATTGCCGCGAAAGACCTGAATGCCGCCTTCGAGGCAGCCCATGCGCTGAAGGGTGTCCTCGGCAACCTCTCGCTCACGCCGCTCTACACGCCGGTTGTAGAAATTACCGAATTGCTCCGCAACAATACCGACATGGATTACAAAAGCCTGCTCGATACCATCCTCGAAAAGAAGGACGAACTCGGCAGGCTTTGCGCGGAATAA